The Klebsiella aerogenes KCTC 2190 region TCATGCTACGGATCTCTTTCTTACCGGCGTTGACCATCGGTTCGATGGTGAAGGTCATACCCGGCTTGAGCACCACGTCGGTTTCCGGCGAATCATAGTGCAGTACCTGCGGTTCTTCGTGGAAGCCGCGGCCGATACCGTGCCCGCAGTACTCGCGCACCACGGAGAAACCTTCCGCTTCAACGAATTTCTGGATCGCCGCGCCGATCGCGCGCAGGTTGATCCCCGGTTTAACCATCTTCAGCGCCAGATAGAGGCTTTCCTGGGTGATGCGGCACAGGCGCTCGCCGAGGATAGTCGGTTTACCGACGATGAACATTTTTGAGGTATCGCCGTGGAACTCATCTTTAATCACGGTCACGTCGATATTAACGATGTCGCCGTCTTTCAGCAGTTTGCCGTCATCCGGGATGCCGTGGCACACCACTTCATTAATAGAGATACAGACCGATTTCGGGAAGCCGTGATAGCCGAGGCAGGCGGAGACCGCTTTCTGTTCATTAACAATGTAGTCGTTGCAGATGCGATCCAGCTCGCCGGTGCTGACGCCCGG contains the following coding sequences:
- the map gene encoding type I methionyl aminopeptidase, which translates into the protein MAISIKTSEDIEKMRVAGRLAAEVLEMIEPYVKPGVSTGELDRICNDYIVNEQKAVSACLGYHGFPKSVCISINEVVCHGIPDDGKLLKDGDIVNIDVTVIKDEFHGDTSKMFIVGKPTILGERLCRITQESLYLALKMVKPGINLRAIGAAIQKFVEAEGFSVVREYCGHGIGRGFHEEPQVLHYDSPETDVVLKPGMTFTIEPMVNAGKKEIRSMKDGWTVKTKDRSLSAQYEHTIVVTDNGCEILTLRKDDTIPAIISHDE